A genomic window from Streptomyces broussonetiae includes:
- a CDS encoding protein kinase domain-containing protein, with translation MTPQRSTGAGAEAELPEYAGHYPLESCLGSGGMGVVHLARSTSGLKLAVKVVHAEFARDPEFRGRFRQEVAAARRVSGAFTAPVVDADPEAARPWMATLFIPGPTLSEHVKRNGPMPAAQLRRLMAGLAEALRDIHRVGVVHRDLKPSNVLLAEDGPKVIDFGISRPKDSELRTETGKLIGTPPFMAPEQFRRPREVGPAADIFALGSVLVHAATGRGPFDSDSPYVVAYQVVHDEPDLTGVPESLAPLVLRCLAKEPEDRPTPDELMRELRSVAASYDTQAFIPAQRTGDDAPAPEPSGAGPAPGPRGRFGRRAALAAGALVLALGAVLTGLLWPGDGGGPAAGRTTAPATAAKVTAWRAKPPGKGSGMPLCVDGAGTLLCFRSGLAYALDPTHGTLLWRRSVAGERTSGTPAFSGGLLLVPTDGGRRVVALDPASGAPRWQRDMSGPGGMQSTGGMLLVTGADGTVTGLAGASGDTKWHRRVAGQGTPALASYAGDPLAYAASASADGAYTLVSAVDPGSGGTRWQARLKGTLQPIGSQGGSLFLLAVDPATGEANAVVRYTPGSKAVRRVALSVPLMAPQADVRGDAVHLLAAGGSLYALDLGTGKQLWHVETSVSRGSAPVSSAGHVYFTAPDGRLLAFDAHDGSLVGQTPPRLDTNAGEVAGVLPTPLLAGARVCAASPDGTVFGVAARDPAGW, from the coding sequence ATGACGCCACAGCGCAGCACCGGAGCAGGCGCGGAAGCGGAACTTCCCGAGTACGCCGGTCACTACCCTCTGGAGTCATGTCTGGGCTCGGGCGGCATGGGCGTGGTGCACCTGGCCCGCAGCACCTCGGGGCTCAAGCTCGCGGTGAAGGTCGTACACGCCGAGTTCGCCAGGGACCCCGAGTTCAGGGGCCGTTTCCGGCAGGAGGTGGCCGCCGCCCGGAGGGTGAGCGGTGCCTTCACCGCTCCTGTCGTGGACGCCGATCCGGAAGCCGCGCGGCCGTGGATGGCCACACTGTTCATTCCCGGGCCGACCCTGTCCGAGCATGTGAAGCGGAACGGGCCGATGCCGGCCGCGCAGTTGCGCCGGCTCATGGCCGGGCTCGCCGAGGCACTGCGCGACATCCATCGGGTCGGGGTCGTGCACCGGGACCTGAAGCCGAGCAATGTGCTGCTCGCCGAGGACGGGCCGAAGGTCATCGACTTCGGCATCTCCCGGCCGAAGGACAGCGAACTGCGCACCGAGACCGGCAAGTTGATCGGTACGCCGCCCTTCATGGCGCCCGAGCAGTTCCGGCGGCCCCGTGAGGTGGGGCCGGCGGCCGACATCTTCGCGCTCGGGTCGGTGCTGGTGCACGCGGCGACCGGGCGCGGTCCGTTCGACTCGGACAGTCCGTATGTCGTCGCCTATCAGGTGGTGCACGACGAACCCGATCTGACCGGGGTGCCGGAGAGTCTCGCGCCGCTGGTGCTGCGGTGTCTGGCCAAGGAGCCGGAGGACCGGCCGACGCCCGACGAGCTGATGCGGGAGCTGCGGTCGGTGGCCGCCTCCTACGACACACAGGCGTTCATACCGGCGCAGCGGACCGGGGACGACGCACCGGCGCCGGAACCCTCCGGCGCCGGGCCGGCGCCGGGACCCCGCGGGCGCTTCGGCAGGCGCGCGGCCCTTGCCGCCGGGGCGCTCGTCCTCGCCCTGGGCGCCGTGCTCACCGGGCTGCTGTGGCCGGGCGACGGCGGTGGTCCCGCGGCGGGGAGGACCACCGCGCCCGCCACCGCCGCCAAGGTCACCGCGTGGCGCGCGAAGCCGCCCGGGAAGGGCTCCGGGATGCCGCTGTGCGTCGACGGTGCGGGCACGTTGCTCTGCTTCCGTTCCGGACTGGCGTACGCCCTCGACCCCACGCACGGCACGCTCCTGTGGCGCCGCTCGGTCGCCGGGGAGCGGACGAGCGGCACTCCCGCGTTCTCGGGCGGCCTGCTGTTGGTGCCGACGGACGGTGGCCGCCGGGTGGTGGCACTCGACCCGGCCTCCGGCGCACCGCGCTGGCAGCGGGACATGTCCGGGCCCGGAGGGATGCAGTCCACCGGCGGCATGCTGCTCGTCACCGGCGCGGACGGGACGGTCACGGGGCTGGCCGGGGCCTCGGGGGACACGAAGTGGCATCGGCGGGTGGCCGGGCAGGGCACCCCCGCGCTGGCCTCCTACGCCGGTGACCCGCTGGCGTACGCGGCATCCGCCTCCGCGGACGGGGCGTACACGCTGGTCAGCGCCGTGGACCCGGGCAGTGGTGGCACGCGTTGGCAGGCGCGGCTGAAGGGCACGCTGCAGCCCATCGGCAGCCAGGGCGGTTCCCTGTTCCTGCTCGCCGTCGACCCCGCCACCGGGGAGGCGAACGCGGTCGTCCGCTACACGCCGGGCTCGAAGGCCGTCCGCCGGGTCGCACTGTCCGTCCCGCTCATGGCGCCCCAGGCCGACGTACGCGGCGACGCCGTGCATCTGCTGGCGGCCGGCGGCTCCCTGTACGCCCTCGATCTGGGCACGGGCAAGCAGCTGTGGCACGTCGAGACGTCCGTGAGCCGTGGTTCGGCGCCGGTCTCCTCGGCCGGCCATGTCTACTTCACCGCCCCGGACGGGCGTCTGCTCGCCTTCGACGCACACGACGGCAGCCTGGTGGGACAGACACCGCCCCGACTGGACACGAACGCGGGCGAGGTCGCCGGGGTCCTGCCGACCCCGCTGCTCGCCGGCGCCCGCGTCTGCGCCGCCTCCCCCGACGGAACCGTCTTCGGCGTGGCCGCGCGGGATCCGGCCGGCTGGTGA
- the proC gene encoding pyrroline-5-carboxylate reductase: MSQKVAVLGTGKIGEALLSGMIRAGWAPTDLLVTARRPERAEELRARHGVTPVTNTEAAKTADTLILTVKPQDMGTLLDELAPHVPADRLVISGAAGIPTSFFEERLAAGTPVVRVMTNTPALVDEAMSVISPGSHATADHLATAEEIFGAVGKTLRVPESQQDACTALSGSGPAYFFYLVEAMTDAGILLGLPRDKAHDLIVQSAIGAAVMLRDSGEHPVKLRENVTSPAGTTINAIRELENHGVRAALIAALEAARDRSRELATGKKD, from the coding sequence ATGAGCCAGAAAGTCGCAGTCCTCGGCACCGGCAAGATCGGCGAAGCCCTGCTCAGCGGAATGATCCGCGCCGGCTGGGCCCCCACCGACCTCCTCGTCACGGCCCGCCGTCCCGAACGCGCCGAAGAACTCCGCGCCCGTCACGGAGTCACCCCGGTCACCAACACCGAGGCCGCCAAGACCGCCGACACCCTGATCCTGACGGTCAAACCACAGGACATGGGAACCCTCCTGGACGAGCTGGCTCCGCACGTCCCCGCCGACCGCCTTGTCATCAGCGGCGCCGCCGGCATCCCCACCTCGTTCTTCGAGGAGCGCCTGGCCGCGGGCACCCCGGTCGTCCGCGTCATGACCAACACCCCGGCCCTCGTCGACGAGGCCATGTCGGTCATCTCCCCCGGCAGTCACGCCACCGCCGACCACCTCGCCACCGCAGAGGAGATCTTCGGCGCCGTCGGCAAGACGCTCCGCGTCCCGGAGTCCCAGCAGGACGCCTGCACCGCCCTGTCCGGCTCCGGCCCGGCGTACTTCTTCTACCTGGTCGAAGCCATGACCGACGCCGGCATCCTGCTCGGCCTGCCCCGCGACAAGGCGCACGACCTCATCGTCCAGTCCGCGATCGGCGCCGCCGTGATGCTTCGCGACAGCGGTGAACACCCCGTCAAGCTCCGTGAGAACGTCACCTCTCCGGCCGGTACGACGATCAACGCCATCCGCGAGCTGGAGAACCACGGCGTCCGCGCCGCCCTCATCGCCGCCCTCGAGGCCGCCCGCGACCGCAGCCGCGAACTGGCCACCGGCAAGAAGGACTGA
- a CDS encoding ABC transporter permease: MTTTAAATPLAPAAPTGQFSVSRTTATAARVLRQLRHDPRTIALLVLIPCLMLVLLRYVFDASPRTFDNIGASLLGIFPLITMFLVTSIATLRERTSGTLERLLAMPLGKADLIAGYALAFGGLAIVQSALATGLAVWFLGLDVTGSPWLLLLVALLDALLGTALGLFVSAFAASEFQAVQFMPAVIFPQLLLCGLFTPRSDMHPALTAISDVLPMSYAVDGMNQVLHHTDMTATFVRDVLIVTGSAVLVLGLGAATLRRRTA; this comes from the coding sequence ATGACCACGACAGCCGCCGCGACCCCCCTCGCGCCCGCCGCCCCCACCGGCCAGTTCAGCGTCTCCCGCACCACCGCCACCGCGGCCCGGGTCCTGCGTCAGCTCCGCCACGACCCGCGCACGATCGCACTGTTGGTCCTCATCCCCTGCTTGATGCTGGTCCTGCTGCGCTACGTCTTCGACGCGAGCCCCCGCACCTTCGACAACATCGGCGCCTCCCTGCTCGGCATCTTCCCGCTGATCACGATGTTCCTGGTCACCTCCATCGCGACCTTGCGCGAACGGACCTCCGGAACCCTGGAACGCCTCCTGGCCATGCCTCTGGGCAAAGCCGACCTCATCGCCGGCTACGCCCTCGCCTTCGGCGGTCTCGCCATCGTCCAGTCGGCTCTGGCCACCGGCCTGGCGGTCTGGTTCCTGGGCCTGGACGTGACCGGCTCCCCCTGGCTGCTCCTGCTAGTCGCGCTCCTCGACGCCCTGCTCGGCACGGCCCTCGGCCTGTTCGTGTCGGCCTTCGCCGCCTCGGAGTTCCAGGCCGTCCAGTTCATGCCGGCGGTGATCTTTCCCCAGCTCCTGCTCTGCGGCCTGTTCACGCCCCGCTCCGACATGCACCCCGCCCTGACCGCCATCTCCGACGTCCTGCCCATGTCGTACGCCGTCGACGGCATGAATCAGGTCCTGCACCACACCGACATGACAGCGACCTTCGTGCGGGACGTCCTGATCGTGACGGGCAGCGCGGTGCTGGTCCTGGGGCTGGGAGCGGCGACGCTGCGACGGCGTACGGCCTGA
- a CDS encoding ABC transporter ATP-binding protein, with product MMNNAIRADDLTVARGRRTVLHQLRFTVPRGRITGLLGPSGCGKSTLMRAIVGTQAKVTGTLDVLGHPAGHPTLRSRIGYVTQAPSVYADLTVRQNLAYFAAILDPGRAAAERRHAHVTRAIADVDLTSHADALAGNLSGGQRGRVSLAVALLGAPDLLVLDEPTVGLDPVLRRDLWNLFHELAATRGTTLLVSSHVMDEAERCHRLLLMREGEILDDDTPDALRARTGTDTVEAAFLHLVDEAAAHRTQEPTR from the coding sequence ATGATGAATAATGCGATCCGCGCCGACGACCTCACCGTCGCCCGCGGTCGGCGCACGGTCCTGCACCAGCTCCGCTTCACCGTCCCGCGCGGTCGGATCACCGGCCTGCTCGGCCCCTCCGGCTGCGGCAAATCCACCCTCATGCGCGCGATCGTCGGCACCCAGGCCAAGGTCACCGGCACCCTGGACGTCCTCGGCCACCCGGCCGGCCACCCGACCCTGCGCAGCCGCATCGGCTACGTCACCCAGGCGCCCTCCGTCTACGCCGACCTGACCGTCCGGCAGAACCTCGCCTACTTCGCGGCGATCCTCGACCCCGGCCGCGCCGCCGCGGAACGCCGCCACGCACACGTCACCCGAGCCATCGCCGACGTCGACCTCACCAGCCACGCCGACGCGCTCGCCGGCAACCTCTCCGGCGGCCAGCGCGGTCGCGTCTCCCTGGCCGTCGCCCTGCTCGGCGCCCCCGACCTGCTCGTCCTCGACGAACCGACGGTCGGCCTCGACCCCGTCCTGCGCCGCGACCTGTGGAACCTCTTCCACGAGCTCGCCGCCACCCGCGGCACCACCCTCCTCGTCTCCTCCCACGTCATGGACGAGGCCGAGCGCTGCCACCGTCTCCTGCTCATGAGGGAGGGCGAGATCCTCGACGACGACACCCCCGACGCCCTGCGCGCACGCACCGGTACCGACACCGTCGAAGCCGCGTTCCTCCACCTGGTGGACGAAGCCGCCGCACACCGCACCCAGGAGCCGACCCGATGA
- a CDS encoding class I SAM-dependent methyltransferase, which produces MTVDDHDRATTTPPSRSLRAHSFNAAAAQYAAHRPSYPPALFDTVEELAGRSLSGARVVDVGAGTGIATSLLHARGADVLAVEPGAGMAAEFRRGLPHIPLVRGSGNALPVADAHADFITYAQAWHWTDTARSVPEALRVLRPGGALALWWNTDALDVDWIAEAADRTGRFFGVDVAAEKRKAAERVDRVDPSGRLDLTLRTVRWSRRVPIETRLGNIGSHSVFLVAPEERRAAFLEQERVHLLEVFPDGIVEETYDVLLLVATKP; this is translated from the coding sequence ATGACCGTCGACGACCATGACCGTGCGACCACGACGCCACCGTCCCGCTCGCTGCGCGCCCACTCCTTCAACGCCGCAGCCGCCCAGTACGCGGCGCACCGCCCCTCCTATCCACCCGCTCTCTTCGACACCGTCGAGGAACTGGCCGGCCGGTCGCTGTCCGGTGCCAGGGTCGTGGACGTGGGTGCCGGCACCGGTATCGCCACCTCGCTCCTGCACGCCCGCGGCGCCGACGTCCTCGCCGTCGAACCCGGCGCGGGCATGGCCGCCGAGTTCCGCCGCGGACTGCCGCACATCCCCCTCGTCCGCGGCAGCGGCAACGCCCTGCCCGTCGCCGACGCCCACGCCGACTTCATCACCTACGCCCAGGCCTGGCACTGGACCGACACCGCCCGGTCGGTCCCGGAGGCCCTGCGCGTGCTGCGGCCGGGCGGCGCGCTGGCGCTGTGGTGGAACACCGATGCCCTCGACGTCGACTGGATCGCCGAGGCCGCCGATCGCACCGGCCGTTTCTTCGGCGTGGACGTCGCCGCCGAGAAGCGCAAGGCCGCCGAACGCGTCGACCGGGTCGACCCCAGCGGACGCCTGGACCTCACCCTGCGCACGGTCCGCTGGAGCCGCCGCGTCCCGATCGAGACCCGCCTCGGCAACATCGGCAGCCACTCGGTGTTCCTCGTCGCGCCCGAGGAGCGCAGGGCCGCCTTCCTGGAGCAGGAGCGCGTCCATCTGCTGGAGGTCTTCCCGGACGGGATCGTCGAGGAGACGTACGACGTCCTCCTGCTCGTCGCCACCAAGCCCTGA
- a CDS encoding EamA/RhaT family transporter, producing the protein MSDETGTPDTPAGSPGGAAAQGGPRPESLRFFGTSWVEHDNGYAARRAGVAVGSLAAAVASCLVLRFAYEGIRIAGTGSFVTVLVIAMFAICSALAFRNTWEGFGKRQDPQRQASLRGLLTIGFIGSLVAYFFRCLTEAPGEKLHREEYDQAREAYEHRTSRRTGNPSKKKRHK; encoded by the coding sequence GTGAGCGACGAAACCGGCACCCCGGACACCCCGGCGGGCTCCCCAGGCGGCGCGGCAGCCCAGGGCGGCCCCCGCCCCGAGTCCCTGCGCTTCTTCGGCACCTCCTGGGTGGAGCACGACAACGGCTACGCGGCCCGCCGCGCCGGCGTCGCCGTCGGCTCCCTCGCCGCGGCCGTCGCCTCCTGTCTGGTGCTCCGCTTCGCCTACGAAGGCATCCGGATCGCCGGCACCGGCTCCTTCGTGACCGTGCTGGTCATCGCCATGTTCGCGATCTGCAGCGCACTCGCCTTCCGCAACACCTGGGAGGGCTTCGGCAAGCGCCAGGACCCGCAGCGCCAGGCCTCCCTGCGCGGCCTGCTCACCATCGGCTTCATCGGCTCCCTCGTCGCCTACTTCTTCCGCTGCCTCACCGAGGCCCCGGGCGAGAAGCTCCACCGCGAGGAGTACGACCAGGCCCGCGAGGCGTACGAACACCGCACCTCCCGCCGCACCGGCAACCCGTCGAAGAAGAAGCGGCACAAGTAG
- a CDS encoding SH3 domain-containing protein, with protein MSIDQAEAASSDENESLTAESAIRTYATAPGVRLNVRSGPGTDYGVTRVLPENTRVPIFCQAPGTTVSGPYGTTNIWDNINNGEYVSDAYVHTGTDGYVASRCA; from the coding sequence ATGTCCATCGACCAGGCGGAAGCCGCGAGCAGCGACGAGAACGAGTCCCTGACGGCCGAGTCGGCCATCCGCACGTACGCGACCGCCCCCGGCGTCCGCCTCAACGTCCGCAGCGGCCCCGGCACCGACTACGGCGTCACCCGGGTCCTGCCCGAGAACACCCGCGTCCCGATCTTCTGCCAGGCACCGGGCACGACGGTCTCCGGCCCGTACGGCACCACGAACATCTGGGACAACATCAACAACGGCGAATACGTGTCGGACGCCTACGTCCACACCGGCACCGACGGCTACGTGGCCTCGCGCTGCGCCTGA